A region from the Bradyrhizobium erythrophlei genome encodes:
- the kynU gene encoding kynureninase, which translates to MTSSADLTSREACVARDSADPLRNFREPFVIPEGIIYLDGNSLGPMPRGAVEVLGRTIEQEWGRDLIKSWNSAGWFDMPARLGDRVGALIGAAPGQTLVCDTTSINLYKAIQAAIGLRPGRDVIIAEDESFPTDLYIVEGAMKSAGRSMKRRLIGADSPSIEALLDEKVAVAVLSHVNYRTGALLDMAAITRQLHDAGALVVWDLCHSIGVVEIAFDLDAVDFAVGCTYKYLNGGPGSPAFIAVATAHQATAQHPLSGWWGHAAPFAFDRDFRPDAGIKRFLCGTQPIISLRGVDVALDAMEGVEVAALRQKSLALTELFMARVAALLPGLQIVTPRQPALRGSQVGICLDKGYAVIQAMIARGVIGDFRAPDLMRFGFAPLYVRFQDVWDAAEILAECINAEVWRDPHFNRKLDVT; encoded by the coding sequence ATGACATCGTCAGCCGACCTCACTTCGCGCGAGGCATGCGTCGCGCGCGATTCCGCCGATCCGCTTCGCAACTTCCGGGAGCCCTTCGTGATCCCCGAAGGCATCATCTACCTCGACGGCAATTCGCTCGGCCCGATGCCGCGAGGCGCCGTGGAAGTCCTGGGCCGTACCATCGAACAGGAATGGGGCCGGGATCTCATCAAGAGCTGGAACAGCGCCGGATGGTTCGACATGCCTGCCCGACTCGGCGACCGCGTCGGGGCGCTGATTGGGGCCGCACCAGGTCAGACCCTCGTTTGCGACACCACGTCGATCAATCTGTACAAGGCGATCCAGGCGGCCATTGGATTGCGACCCGGCCGCGACGTCATCATTGCCGAGGACGAGTCGTTCCCGACTGACCTCTACATCGTCGAAGGTGCGATGAAATCCGCAGGCCGTTCGATGAAGAGACGATTGATCGGCGCCGACAGCCCATCGATCGAGGCCCTGCTCGACGAAAAGGTCGCGGTTGCCGTGCTCTCCCACGTCAATTACCGCACCGGCGCGCTGCTCGACATGGCCGCCATCACCAGGCAACTGCACGACGCGGGTGCGCTGGTGGTCTGGGACCTCTGTCATTCGATCGGCGTGGTCGAAATCGCGTTCGACCTGGATGCCGTCGATTTCGCGGTCGGGTGTACCTATAAATATCTCAATGGCGGTCCCGGCTCTCCGGCATTTATTGCCGTCGCAACGGCCCATCAGGCCACCGCTCAACATCCGCTATCGGGATGGTGGGGTCATGCCGCCCCCTTTGCTTTCGATCGCGACTTTCGACCCGACGCAGGCATCAAGCGATTCCTCTGCGGTACTCAGCCGATCATTTCCCTGCGCGGCGTCGACGTGGCTCTCGACGCCATGGAGGGCGTCGAGGTGGCGGCGTTGAGACAAAAGAGCCTCGCGCTGACGGAACTTTTCATGGCGCGCGTTGCCGCGCTTTTGCCCGGCCTCCAGATCGTGACGCCGCGCCAGCCGGCGCTGCGCGGCAGCCAGGTGGGAATCTGCCTGGATAAGGGCTATGCGGTGATTCAGGCGATGATCGCGCGCGGCGTGATCGGCGATTTCCGCGCGCCCGACCTGATGCGCTTTGGCTTCGCGCCGCTTTACGTCCGGTTCCAGGACGTCTGGGACGCTGCCGAAATTCTTGCTGAGTGCATCAATGCAGAGGTCTGGCGCGATCCGCACTTCAACCGCAAGCTCGACGTGACCTGA
- the ilvD gene encoding dihydroxy-acid dehydratase → MKKWRSRVTTDGLDRAPHRAFMRAMGLDDEALSKPMIGVVSMKGEQTPCNMTHDFQVDAAKAGIAEAGGTPREFATISVSDGISMNHEGMKFSLLSRELIADSIEAVVHGLAYDALIGFGGCDKTLPGVMMGMIRCNVPAIFIYGGSALPGRFEGKTLTVLDSYEAVGGFMTGEIDAATLEGIERSCLPTIGACAGQFTANTMGMVSEAMGLSMPNVSMIPGVYAERAQVARRAGRLVMQMLGRGGPLPRDIVTRKALENGAAIVAATGGSTNAALHLPALANEAGISFTLDDVGEVFARTPLIGNLRPGGKYTAKDVYDIGGAAVVIRALVESGHIDGGCLTITGRTIAEEYGEANAPDGEIVFNTSKPIMPDGGVAVLKGNLCPDGAVIKVAGLKNLLFEGTARVFEDEEQCVAAVRNRKYSAGEVLVIRNEGPVGGPGMREMLGVTALIYGQGMGEKVALITDGRFSGATRGMCIGYVSPESFIGGPLALVRDGDHIRIDAAARRMDLLIDDGEFAKRRQAWKPRPPRHRAGALAKYARLVGQAPGGAVTHDGAAEWPWFD, encoded by the coding sequence ATGAAAAAGTGGCGATCCCGCGTGACGACCGATGGCCTCGATCGTGCGCCCCACCGCGCCTTCATGCGCGCGATGGGGCTCGACGACGAGGCGCTCAGCAAGCCGATGATCGGCGTGGTCAGCATGAAGGGCGAGCAGACGCCCTGCAACATGACCCACGATTTCCAGGTTGATGCCGCCAAGGCCGGGATCGCGGAGGCCGGTGGAACGCCGCGGGAATTCGCCACCATTTCGGTCTCCGACGGCATCAGCATGAACCACGAGGGCATGAAGTTCTCGCTGCTGTCGCGCGAATTGATCGCGGATTCGATCGAGGCTGTGGTGCATGGCCTCGCCTATGACGCGCTGATCGGCTTCGGCGGCTGCGACAAGACGCTGCCGGGCGTGATGATGGGAATGATCCGCTGCAACGTGCCGGCGATCTTCATCTATGGCGGCAGCGCGCTGCCCGGCCGGTTCGAGGGAAAAACCCTCACCGTGCTGGACTCCTACGAGGCGGTCGGCGGCTTCATGACGGGCGAGATCGACGCGGCGACACTCGAAGGTATCGAGCGTTCCTGCCTGCCGACCATTGGCGCCTGCGCGGGACAGTTTACCGCCAACACCATGGGCATGGTTTCCGAGGCAATGGGGCTGTCGATGCCCAACGTCTCGATGATCCCCGGCGTCTACGCCGAGCGCGCGCAGGTGGCGCGCCGGGCCGGGCGGCTGGTGATGCAGATGCTCGGGCGCGGCGGGCCATTGCCGCGCGATATCGTCACCCGAAAGGCGCTGGAAAACGGCGCCGCCATCGTCGCCGCGACCGGTGGATCGACCAACGCCGCACTGCATCTGCCGGCGTTGGCAAACGAGGCCGGCATATCCTTCACGCTCGACGATGTCGGCGAGGTGTTTGCGCGCACGCCCCTGATCGGCAATCTGCGCCCCGGCGGCAAGTACACCGCCAAGGACGTTTACGACATTGGCGGCGCCGCCGTTGTGATCCGCGCTTTGGTCGAGAGCGGTCACATTGACGGCGGTTGCCTGACCATTACCGGACGGACGATCGCGGAAGAATACGGCGAGGCGAACGCGCCGGACGGCGAGATCGTTTTTAATACCAGCAAGCCGATCATGCCGGATGGCGGCGTCGCGGTTCTCAAGGGCAATCTTTGCCCCGACGGTGCGGTCATCAAGGTGGCTGGTCTGAAGAACCTGCTATTCGAAGGCACCGCGCGCGTGTTCGAAGACGAAGAGCAGTGCGTCGCTGCCGTGCGCAACCGAAAATATTCGGCGGGCGAGGTTCTCGTCATCCGCAATGAGGGGCCGGTCGGCGGTCCCGGCATGCGCGAGATGCTCGGCGTTACCGCGCTGATTTACGGGCAGGGGATGGGCGAGAAGGTCGCGCTGATCACCGATGGCCGCTTTTCCGGCGCCACGCGAGGCATGTGCATCGGCTATGTCTCTCCGGAATCCTTTATCGGCGGGCCGCTGGCACTGGTGCGCGACGGCGACCATATCCGGATCGATGCCGCCGCGCGTCGCATGGACCTGTTGATCGACGACGGCGAGTTCGCGAAACGCCGGCAGGCCTGGAAACCACGGCCGCCGCGGCACCGGGCGGGAGCGCTGGCGAAATATGCGCGTCTGGTCGGCCAGGCGCCCGGCGGAGCCGTCACCCATGACGGCGCGGCGGAATGGCCGTGGTTCGATTGA
- a CDS encoding ABC transporter substrate-binding protein, whose amino-acid sequence MRISSKWLLAAGALAAILGSLGPAQAQQTIRVGWTIPAEESKYWMMRRPAEFPDLGKTYNIEWTQFQGTAPMTQALAAGALDCATQAPLSLANGVVGGNLKAYIVAQHVYEKPGGFSVYWAVMDNSPIKTIADLKGKTIGISVIGGGTYGPFAMLLKKNGVDPAKDIKLVEVGFAVSEDALRQGRVDAVNMNQPFAARAEAKGGTRKLFSLSEEMPNIVHILEACRADFVDKNPDLVKAYVRDITSGMKKALANREETLKVVSEVLKAPIPVLDTYLLKDNDFGRDPGAAPNFEAIQKMLDIYAATGMLPKMDVAQFKHPTIVAPIQ is encoded by the coding sequence ATGCGGATATCTTCAAAATGGCTTTTGGCTGCCGGGGCTCTCGCTGCGATTCTTGGTAGCCTGGGCCCGGCGCAGGCGCAGCAGACGATCCGCGTCGGCTGGACCATTCCGGCCGAGGAATCGAAATACTGGATGATGCGCCGCCCTGCGGAATTTCCCGATCTCGGCAAGACCTACAATATCGAATGGACCCAATTCCAGGGCACCGCGCCGATGACGCAGGCGCTGGCCGCGGGCGCGCTTGACTGCGCAACGCAGGCGCCGCTGTCGCTGGCGAACGGCGTGGTCGGCGGAAATCTGAAGGCCTATATCGTGGCGCAGCACGTCTATGAAAAGCCCGGCGGTTTTTCGGTCTATTGGGCCGTGATGGATAATTCCCCAATCAAGACCATTGCCGATCTCAAGGGCAAGACCATCGGCATCTCGGTGATCGGCGGCGGCACCTACGGCCCGTTCGCGATGCTCCTGAAAAAGAATGGCGTCGATCCCGCAAAAGACATCAAGCTGGTCGAAGTCGGCTTCGCCGTCTCCGAAGACGCGCTGCGCCAAGGCCGCGTCGATGCCGTGAACATGAATCAGCCGTTCGCGGCGCGCGCGGAGGCGAAGGGCGGCACCCGCAAGCTGTTTTCGCTTTCGGAGGAAATGCCGAACATCGTTCACATTCTGGAGGCCTGCCGCGCCGACTTCGTCGACAAGAATCCGGATCTGGTCAAAGCCTATGTTCGCGACATCACCTCTGGCATGAAGAAAGCGCTGGCCAACCGCGAGGAGACGCTCAAGGTGGTTTCCGAGGTTCTGAAAGCACCGATCCCCGTTCTTGATACCTATCTGCTCAAGGACAATGATTTCGGCAGGGATCCCGGTGCGGCGCCGAATTTCGAGGCGATCCAGAAGATGCTCGATATCTACGCGGCAACAGGCATGCTGCCGAAGATGGACGTCGCGCAGTTCAAGCATCCGACCATCGTCGCGCCGATCCAGTAA
- a CDS encoding NAD(P)-dependent oxidoreductase, translating into MAGVRGTDGGRAEKVGYLGLGMMGFPMARRLLSAGHDVTVWNRSAGKAATLIEAGAKPASRPRDVADAASIIFMCLTDAAAVEEVVFGRDGLATAGCQGKLVVDFSSIHPDAARAIAARLKTTNGMGWIDAPVSGGTMGAEEGTLAVMAGGDAADIERVRPYVLAMARRLTHMGATGAGQTTKLCNQVIVGCAMAVLAEATRLAVNAGIDAKRLPEALAGGFADSIPLQLFVPRMVQGIHAPPLGHIATMLKDLDTVIDVARDTSSPVPMAGLAAQLFRLAKAARGADADALEIYKLSAEQTG; encoded by the coding sequence ATGGCTGGTGTTCGCGGGACGGACGGGGGAAGAGCGGAAAAGGTCGGCTATCTCGGGCTCGGGATGATGGGATTTCCGATGGCGCGGCGCCTCCTGAGCGCCGGCCACGATGTCACCGTCTGGAACCGTTCCGCCGGCAAGGCCGCAACACTGATCGAGGCCGGCGCGAAACCCGCCAGCCGTCCGCGCGACGTGGCCGACGCCGCCAGCATCATCTTCATGTGCCTCACGGACGCTGCGGCCGTCGAGGAGGTGGTATTCGGCCGCGACGGTCTGGCGACCGCAGGCTGCCAGGGAAAACTCGTCGTCGACTTCTCCTCGATTCACCCGGATGCGGCGCGCGCCATCGCGGCGCGGCTGAAGACGACGAACGGCATGGGATGGATCGACGCGCCAGTGTCCGGCGGCACCATGGGCGCCGAGGAAGGCACGCTCGCGGTGATGGCCGGCGGCGATGCCGCCGATATCGAACGGGTGCGGCCCTATGTTCTGGCGATGGCACGGCGGCTCACCCATATGGGAGCGACCGGCGCGGGCCAGACGACAAAACTCTGCAACCAGGTGATCGTCGGCTGCGCCATGGCGGTGCTCGCGGAAGCGACCCGGCTTGCCGTGAACGCCGGTATCGACGCCAAGCGGCTGCCCGAGGCACTTGCCGGCGGCTTTGCCGATTCGATTCCATTGCAATTGTTCGTGCCGCGCATGGTGCAGGGCATTCACGCCCCGCCGCTCGGCCATATCGCCACCATGCTCAAAGACCTCGACACGGTGATCGACGTCGCGCGCGACACATCGAGCCCGGTACCTATGGCGGGCCTCGCCGCGCAATTGTTCCGGCTGGCCAAGGCGGCGCGCGGCGCGGACGCCGACGCGCTCGAAATCTACAAGCTGTCGGCCGAGCAAACCGGATGA
- a CDS encoding zinc-dependent alcohol dehydrogenase produces MYKPAGVKTSPEFAVPTHMKAWVLGDPDQLLLREKPTPIPRRAEVLVRIDAVAICATDLEIIHGGSPASIGGGLPFNKDFTPGHEYMGTVAALGPDVDEFGIGERVSVEIHAGCGQCKRCRQGMYTSCLNYGKPEKGHRANGFTTDGGFAEYAVNHINTLARVPDTMSDAEATLVVTAGTSMYGLTELGGLVAGESVVVIGPGPIGLLAVAVAKALGASPVILTGTRNRRLAIGKELGADRVVNIAEEDAVDVVRALTGGIGADYVVECAGTEATVNQAIHMANRGGKICLAAFPHDPVTTDLAHLVKNNIYVYGIRGEGRSATRRAMALMAEKRFDATKIHTHTFALADLPTALRYARDRVEDAIKVVVTTRQANMLSGVAAE; encoded by the coding sequence ATGTACAAGCCTGCCGGCGTCAAGACGTCACCCGAATTTGCCGTTCCCACACACATGAAGGCCTGGGTTCTGGGCGACCCGGACCAGCTGCTGCTGCGCGAGAAGCCGACGCCCATCCCGCGCCGCGCGGAAGTTCTGGTCCGTATCGACGCGGTGGCGATCTGCGCCACCGATCTCGAGATCATCCACGGCGGCTCGCCCGCGAGCATCGGCGGCGGCCTGCCCTTCAACAAGGATTTCACACCCGGCCACGAATATATGGGCACGGTGGCAGCACTCGGACCCGACGTCGACGAGTTTGGGATCGGCGAGCGCGTCAGCGTGGAAATCCATGCCGGCTGCGGCCAGTGCAAGCGATGCCGGCAAGGCATGTACACCTCATGCCTGAACTACGGCAAACCCGAGAAGGGTCACCGCGCCAACGGCTTTACCACCGATGGCGGCTTCGCCGAATACGCGGTCAATCACATCAACACGCTGGCGCGGGTGCCGGACACCATGAGCGACGCGGAAGCAACGCTGGTGGTCACCGCCGGGACCTCGATGTACGGCCTCACTGAACTCGGCGGGCTGGTAGCCGGCGAAAGCGTTGTCGTGATCGGTCCGGGCCCGATCGGGCTGCTCGCGGTCGCCGTTGCCAAGGCGCTGGGAGCAAGTCCCGTGATCCTGACGGGAACGCGCAACAGGCGCCTTGCGATCGGCAAGGAACTGGGCGCCGACCGCGTCGTCAACATTGCGGAAGAGGACGCGGTCGATGTCGTGAGGGCGCTCACCGGCGGCATCGGCGCGGATTATGTGGTCGAGTGCGCCGGCACCGAGGCCACCGTCAATCAGGCCATACACATGGCTAACCGCGGCGGCAAGATCTGCCTTGCCGCCTTCCCGCACGATCCCGTCACCACCGATCTCGCGCATCTCGTGAAGAACAATATCTATGTCTACGGCATTCGCGGCGAAGGCCGCAGCGCCACGCGGCGTGCGATGGCACTAATGGCGGAAAAGCGGTTCGACGCCACGAAGATCCACACCCATACGTTTGCGCTGGCCGACCTGCCAACCGCGCTGCGCTATGCAAGGGACCGAGTCGAGGACGCCATCAAGGTGGTGGTTACGACGAGGCAGGCAAACATGCTGAGCGGCGTCGCAGCAGAGTGA
- a CDS encoding NAD-dependent malic enzyme, which translates to MALLRDPLLNKGTAFTEAERDALGLRGFLPAHVLSMQDQVERVLVNLRGLPSDLEKYVALNSLHDRNEALFFRVVCDNIDEIQPLIYTPTVGLACQRYGLIFQRPRGMFISANDRGRIAEMLANWPYPAKLIVVTDGERILGLGDLGAHGMGIPVGKLSLYSACAGIHPEHTLPIMLDVGTNNEEFLNDPYYIGMRQKRLSGAAYDDLVDEFISAARETFPGVLIQFEDFANHSAFRLLHKYRDRINVFNDDIQGTAAVALAGLFSALRVTGGKLADQRVLFLGAGEAATGIADLVVSAMMAEGASEADALKRTWLVDSRGLVVKSRAGLTDHKLRYAHDHAPIGDFLTALQTLKPTAIIGVAAVGGAFTPEVLQAMTAINERPIVFALSNPTSKAECSAEQAYRHTGGRALFACGSPYDPVKLDGKTFVPRQGNNSYIFPGVGLGAIASGSRLVTDEMFMAAAHTLAYLVNKDDIEQGSLYPALPRIREVSAHIAVAVAEVAYKRGLATAPAPNDLMAFVQSQMYHPHY; encoded by the coding sequence CTGGCGCTGTTGCGCGATCCGCTGCTTAACAAGGGTACGGCCTTCACGGAGGCCGAGCGCGACGCGCTGGGGCTGCGGGGCTTCCTGCCGGCGCATGTACTTTCGATGCAGGATCAGGTCGAGCGTGTGCTGGTCAATCTGCGCGGGCTGCCCAGCGATCTCGAAAAATACGTCGCGCTCAACTCGCTGCACGATCGCAACGAGGCGCTGTTCTTCCGCGTCGTATGCGACAACATCGATGAAATCCAGCCGCTGATCTATACCCCGACGGTAGGCCTTGCCTGCCAGCGTTATGGCCTCATCTTCCAGCGGCCGCGGGGCATGTTCATCAGCGCCAATGATCGCGGGCGTATCGCGGAAATGCTCGCCAACTGGCCGTATCCGGCGAAGCTTATCGTCGTCACCGACGGTGAGCGGATCCTCGGTCTCGGTGACCTCGGCGCGCATGGCATGGGCATTCCAGTCGGCAAGCTCTCGCTCTATTCGGCCTGCGCCGGCATCCATCCGGAGCACACGCTGCCCATCATGCTGGACGTCGGCACCAACAACGAGGAATTCCTGAACGATCCCTATTATATCGGCATGCGCCAGAAGCGCCTGAGCGGTGCGGCTTACGACGATCTGGTCGACGAATTCATCAGCGCCGCGCGCGAGACTTTCCCCGGCGTGCTGATCCAGTTCGAGGACTTCGCCAATCACTCGGCATTCCGGCTGCTGCACAAATATCGCGACAGGATCAATGTCTTCAACGACGACATTCAGGGCACCGCCGCCGTGGCGCTCGCGGGCCTGTTCTCGGCATTGCGGGTGACCGGCGGAAAACTTGCCGACCAGAGGGTGCTTTTCCTGGGCGCGGGCGAGGCCGCGACCGGTATCGCCGACCTCGTGGTCTCGGCGATGATGGCGGAGGGAGCGTCCGAGGCCGACGCGCTCAAGCGTACCTGGCTCGTGGACTCGCGCGGCCTCGTTGTGAAAAGCAGGGCAGGCCTTACCGACCACAAGCTGCGTTACGCGCATGATCACGCGCCGATCGGCGACTTCCTGACCGCGCTCCAGACGCTCAAGCCCACTGCGATCATCGGTGTTGCAGCCGTCGGCGGTGCCTTCACGCCGGAGGTGCTGCAGGCCATGACCGCGATCAACGAGCGGCCGATCGTGTTTGCGCTTTCCAACCCGACGTCGAAAGCGGAATGCTCCGCCGAGCAAGCTTATCGCCATACCGGCGGTCGCGCGCTGTTCGCCTGTGGTAGCCCTTACGATCCGGTAAAACTCGACGGCAAGACCTTCGTGCCGCGCCAAGGCAACAATTCCTACATCTTCCCCGGCGTCGGACTTGGTGCGATCGCAAGTGGATCGAGGCTGGTGACCGACGAGATGTTCATGGCCGCCGCGCACACGCTGGCCTATCTCGTCAACAAGGACGACATCGAGCAGGGCAGCCTCTACCCGGCGCTGCCGCGCATCCGTGAAGTCTCGGCCCATATCGCCGTGGCGGTCGCCGAGGTGGCCTATAAACGCGGTCTCGCAACCGCGCCGGCGCCGAACGATCTGATGGCGTTCGTTCAGTCGCAGATGTACCACCCGCATTATTGA
- a CDS encoding ABC transporter ATP-binding protein, translating to MLQISNLNAWYGASHVLQDISIEVAKGEIVCLIGRNGAGKTTTLKSIMGLMDRTRGSVIFKGKELLTQPAHVRFAQGLAYVPEERRIVQGLSVRENLRLGLVASPEKKREVELIANIASIFPRLAERLDQEAVTMSGGEQQMLAIARAMIAKPDLIMLDEPSEGIMPVLVDEMFALFRAMKAQGTTVLLVEQNVELALDIADRAYVLDQGAVVYHAAASELLADNEIKERYCSV from the coding sequence ATGTTGCAGATCAGCAATCTGAACGCCTGGTATGGCGCGAGCCATGTGCTGCAGGACATCTCCATCGAGGTGGCGAAGGGTGAGATCGTTTGCCTGATCGGCCGCAACGGTGCGGGCAAGACCACGACGCTGAAGTCGATCATGGGTCTGATGGACAGGACGCGCGGGTCGGTGATCTTCAAGGGCAAGGAGCTGTTGACGCAGCCCGCCCACGTGCGCTTTGCGCAAGGACTGGCCTATGTGCCGGAGGAGCGCCGCATCGTGCAGGGACTTTCGGTGCGCGAAAATCTCAGGCTTGGTCTCGTGGCGTCGCCTGAAAAGAAGCGCGAGGTCGAACTGATCGCGAACATCGCCAGCATCTTCCCTCGGCTTGCCGAGCGCCTCGACCAGGAAGCGGTCACGATGTCCGGCGGCGAACAGCAGATGCTGGCGATTGCCCGCGCGATGATCGCCAAGCCCGACCTGATCATGCTCGACGAGCCCTCGGAAGGCATCATGCCGGTGCTGGTCGACGAAATGTTCGCGCTGTTTCGCGCCATGAAGGCGCAGGGGACGACGGTGCTCCTGGTGGAGCAGAATGTGGAACTGGCGCTCGATATCGCCGACCGCGCTTACGTTCTGGACCAGGGCGCCGTGGTCTATCACGCCGCCGCGAGCGAACTATTGGCTGACAACGAGATCAAGGAGCGCTACTGCTCGGTATGA
- a CDS encoding ABC transporter ATP-binding protein, with protein sequence MTAASSQSRLQPILRTRAVGKTFGKFVALHNISAEFTKGAITSIIGPNGAGKSTYFNLLSGALRPTSGSVEFEGRDVTGRPQHHFAHMGVAKSFQITNVFPQLSTRENIRIGLQALVSRYDMWRPRARHTELIEQADELLALVGLWESRERTAKTLAHGEQRALEIGMALASRPRLLLLDEPTAGMSPEETRTMMDLIVKLASERTVILVEHKMKLVLGISDRILVLHHGELLAEGTPLEVRQNEAVKRVYLGQREH encoded by the coding sequence ATGACGGCGGCGTCTTCCCAATCGCGGCTGCAGCCGATCCTGCGCACCAGGGCCGTTGGCAAGACCTTCGGCAAATTCGTCGCGCTGCACAATATCTCGGCCGAATTCACCAAGGGCGCCATTACCTCGATCATCGGCCCCAACGGTGCGGGAAAAAGCACCTATTTCAATTTGCTCTCCGGCGCGCTGCGGCCTACGAGCGGCAGCGTGGAATTCGAAGGCCGGGATGTGACAGGGCGTCCGCAGCATCATTTTGCCCATATGGGCGTGGCAAAATCCTTTCAGATCACCAACGTGTTCCCCCAGCTCTCGACCCGCGAGAACATCCGCATCGGGTTGCAGGCATTGGTGTCGCGCTACGACATGTGGCGTCCGCGCGCGAGGCATACCGAGCTGATCGAGCAGGCTGACGAACTGCTGGCGCTGGTCGGCCTGTGGGAGTCGCGGGAGCGAACGGCCAAGACGCTGGCGCACGGCGAACAGCGCGCGCTGGAAATCGGCATGGCGCTGGCCAGCCGGCCGCGGCTGTTGTTGCTGGATGAGCCGACCGCGGGAATGAGCCCGGAGGAAACCCGGACCATGATGGACCTGATCGTAAAGCTCGCCAGCGAGCGCACCGTCATCCTGGTGGAGCACAAGATGAAACTCGTGCTGGGGATCAGCGACCGTATTTTGGTATTGCACCATGGCGAACTGCTGGCGGAGGGAACGCCGCTGGAGGTCCGCCAGAACGAGGCGGTAAAGCGGGTCTATCTTGGCCAGCGGGAGCACTGA
- a CDS encoding branched-chain amino acid ABC transporter permease: MTQPIRLAQPPPVSWFQFATRHRASIASLVVLVFPLVMPFTALAVNILIYGLYALGFNLVYGYLGLLSFGHAALFGTGAYLCGIAIVHFALPWYLAIPIGIVGGLLMAALIGVLAIRTRGIYFAMVTMALSQCVYYLFYQAVDWTGGENGLRGINVRTIDILGIKLDFINPLTRYYVIAAFVIAAFFVLSRILASPFGAVIEAVRENETRARASGYDVTVTRLLTFVLSGGFCGLAGALQALHLSIVPIEIMHYDTSGIVVMIALLGGMGTFFGPMVGAAAFLLLENLVSLWTVHWQLFVGAVFMICVLFFPAGIWGTLISRGKP; encoded by the coding sequence ATGACCCAGCCAATTCGACTGGCGCAGCCGCCGCCCGTGAGCTGGTTTCAGTTCGCGACCCGGCACCGCGCCAGCATCGCGAGCCTCGTGGTGCTGGTGTTTCCGCTGGTCATGCCGTTCACGGCGCTTGCGGTGAACATCCTGATCTATGGTCTCTACGCCCTCGGCTTCAATCTGGTCTACGGCTATCTCGGCCTGTTGTCCTTCGGCCATGCCGCGCTATTCGGCACCGGCGCCTACCTCTGCGGCATCGCGATCGTGCATTTCGCGCTGCCCTGGTACCTCGCTATCCCGATCGGCATTGTCGGCGGCCTGTTGATGGCGGCGCTGATCGGCGTGCTGGCGATCCGGACCCGCGGCATCTACTTCGCGATGGTGACGATGGCGCTGTCGCAATGTGTCTACTACCTGTTCTACCAGGCCGTCGACTGGACCGGCGGCGAGAACGGCCTGCGCGGCATCAATGTCCGCACCATCGATATCCTCGGCATCAAGCTCGATTTCATCAATCCGCTGACGCGCTACTATGTGATCGCGGCCTTTGTTATCGCGGCGTTCTTCGTGCTGTCGCGGATTCTGGCGTCCCCCTTCGGTGCGGTGATCGAGGCGGTGCGCGAGAACGAGACCCGTGCCCGGGCGTCCGGCTACGACGTCACCGTGACGCGACTGCTGACGTTCGTGCTGTCAGGCGGGTTTTGTGGATTGGCTGGGGCGCTGCAAGCCCTGCATCTGTCGATCGTGCCGATCGAAATCATGCACTACGACACCTCGGGCATTGTCGTGATGATCGCGCTGCTCGGCGGAATGGGAACGTTCTTCGGACCGATGGTCGGCGCGGCGGCATTCCTGCTGCTCGAGAATCTCGTTTCGCTCTGGACGGTGCATTGGCAATTGTTCGTCGGCGCCGTCTTCATGATTTGCGTGCTGTTCTTTCCGGCGGGAATCTGGGGCACGTTGATTTCGCGGGGCAAGCCATGA